ttcttgtggtaaatgatctTCACTATTAATATTTATTGCTTattatttagcgcgtaagaattGTTCACCAGACGTTCTTGAAGTcgcttacgaacagctttatgaaacacgcTTCGGATCCCAAATCCTAGTTCTATAAATGTCGAATAAGTTTATGCATATTTACACATTTCTACATTTATTCACGATTCAGTGAGAAGACGAAAATTGAAGAAATATCATATCTTAATGGAATCTCTAACTGCCTCTTTGATAAGATataattcattcaaatttgaGTAGATGTTTAGACAGTGAATTTGAAAGCACTGTTCATTCTTTGCATacctatttttattttagtatttttttcatgtcacgGATATTCGTGAAAAACAACCTTCTTCTTtttagaaatttttgatatggAAATCAATAATGGCGATGGGAGTGAATATAAGGACAGAAGTTTCCCTTGACACAAAAACGTTCTCTGGTGtcaccaatgaaattttaattatttctatCATGCAGTCAGAGCGGAACTTATTAACGCCATTGATCAAGACGATTGTAATAGGAGAGCTTAGGTGTAATCAAATGCAACTTCAAAAATCAATCTTAACTTGGTTTTTCAGCCAATTACAATCTCTAATTGATTTGTGCACCAAGGAGCACAGTTGCATAGTGAATCCCCTTCCTCCATGCTCATAGCCTTGATGCATTTTACATCTAAATAAAACAAAGCCAATAggaatattgtgatttttaaaaatagaacttGATATTAACCAAGATATTGATTTTGAAGTATGCTTTAACCCATTTACTATTATTTCTAACCTAGGGTAATACAAAACAATTCaatctatttattttcctctttcaatcttttcatatttacaattatatttcaatttacataataaacaacaaaaagtaTTCTAAACAATTAGTACAAATACAATAACAAATCGTAAGGGAAGGGGATCGACAATAGGTTTATTCTGTCGACAATTATTATATTacatcattaatcattacatcattcaatttattctctCTTCCCCACATATCTCAGCAGATCTAtctcaaaatatcagcattcacGTAGTCTTCGCTCATCATCTGATGCTCTATTGCTCCAGACACCcagaacaaaacacaaatgGGGGACCGTGCATTCTCTGTTATAGGACCAAAAgctatggaatcaattgccCATCCAATCACgccaaatttcatcaaaagaaaaattcacGTCCCAGTTGAAAACTAATTTGATCTCCCATTAACAGTTTGGTAGTGTGGTTATTTCGGTTCGGTTATATTCAGTTTCTATTCGTTTTCGTTTTCTATTGTTGTGGAtgtgtttattttccttgaagcgccatgagcacccgatgtggacctgtgcgctatataagtagccaccatttTTATTAGACGTTCAAGGCCCAGGGAGCTAGTTTTGAAGAGGGTATGCTGgtttgaaaagaagaaaatataggcgaaaatgaatgtgatttagatcatttttttaaataaatattttggcatACCAGCCGATTCCCAAAGTTGCTGCCTATGGTGTATAACATGCTCAGTAACCCCAGAAAAATCTTGGGTGCTTTGACCCCTAATATTTCCGCTTCCCAGGCAGTGTTGCCAGGTCCGAGCTGAAGAAAATCCCCAAATGGCACTTGAAAAATCCCCAAATTGGACCCTGATCcccaaatttttaaaatcacaataatttatgaaaaagtgAGGATATTTATCATGGTTATTGCCCAAAATTTTAATATGTGTTCATTTGTTCATACCATAcacagcagattttttttttaaggtttcGATGCAAAGTAGATTGGCAACCCAACCATTTACCGtatattttcaaccaatgaaagTTCAATGTAATGAAATCATCGGTTGCATTGCGGATGATCTACGTATTTTAGCATAAGAGAGTGATATATCTCTGTATTTTAGCATCATATTACTGAAAAATAACGAATCTTGGTGCTTTTCATCAAAACCGTCAAAAATCCCCTAAACTGCATGAAAAATCCccaaatttatttgatttgatttgatttgatttatttatttccgtttcacaatagTATAATGAACATagcaataatataataaacataacaaaacaaggtcgaaaatactacgaaatataatatgtatacataaataatcataaatttaaagaacacaattgagtaaataaatttgtctgaaattacatttgtatttgaaagtaaaacggagggacttgccgaaaaaaagcaaagcttgtacaggcggcaagcccctaacttagtttcaatataaaactacaacaaataaatattggtttgtaataataaatttgtttaaaaataaatacaatttttgtgcACTTGAAAAAACGTAACTGATGGGTcatgtaaagaaatatttacgttatacaatattttaagagagggggaggtgaggggggggggcagaagggACAGAGCAGTGCAATACACTaagtagaaaagaaatatggcaggcagcaggagcaggtacttggctaattgcagttttaagaagaaaaaataatgtaaaacaaataatatacatggctatatgtatataatataaactCATATACATAAAAGTTGAGCATAATTAAATCAGTTATTTTAGTTATTCAGCTTGACCTGTTTGCGACGAATATTTcagaattaacatttttttcagtttgcgtttaaaaatatttacattaggggattctttgaaatcttgaggcagagagttccaataggcaggcccggagaagacaaacgagtttttttgcaaataaagttCTTGTTAAAGGAAGATGATAACATAGACGTTGCCTTGTTGGGTAGCTGTGTACGGAAGCATTTTTACGgaacatattaaagaaaatggcGGGGAGATCGTCCCTGcttaatttaaacataaattgactAAGTTCGAAAAGATATATGTCATTTACTTTaagaatgttattttcaaaaaataagatatcagtatgtgatctaaagtgtgtttgaaaaattattcttagagcttttttctggagaagtaatattctatttatttgtgtttgtattGCACATCCCCATGCAATAATTCcataattaatatatggtagaataagtgtgtaatataatgttaacaaagtgcgggaagggagaaaatgtttaagtttattaataattccaatgtttcttgaaattgttttacatATGCTATCGATATGAGGCTTCCAGGATAATTTGTCGTCAATAAGGACACCCAAGAATCTAGTAGTGGAAACAttattaagaacaaaattatcaaagaaaatcCTGTCAGTTAGAGTATTGACTTTATTACTGAAAAGCATGTAGTTTGTCTTCTGGTGATTAAGTGAAAGTTTGTTGGCCTTGATCCAATCTGTAACATTTGTTAGTTCAAAGTTTAAGGTTCTAACGAGTTGGTTAATATCATcatgggaaaagaaaatattggaatcgtcagcaaaaagtataaatgaaagtaaatttgatgtatttttaatatcattgatgtaagtAATAAAAAGAAGTGGGCCTAGTAGGCAATATTTTAAtccccaaataattttttccatcCCCAAAGGCTTCTCAAAAtcccaaaattttcaaaatttggggATGGAGATCCCCAAATGGCAACACTGTTCCCAGGGCCATAGAGGCGTTAAGTGGAATTAATCTACGGTAGGAGGAGTGAGGCAATTGGATGCTATATgtgacaaaattgaaatttgaataaaaaattattttcatccattttcacaaaatattatttttaaataataatctATACAAAATCATATTCCCCCTAACGTCTGATGTGAAGcaattattcattcatgttaatgttatcatcatattattattatcttattctgactaatttcatacattttccttttttgttttgacCACCTCAGCGGATCTCCTCGCCTCTCTGGTGGTACTGTTCCACGTGACCGAATTCTACCAATCAACGTGGCCTATTCTATGGGCCTATAATATCCAATGTGAGCTACATCGTTATCTCAGGTTTATAGGATTTAACAGCACGGTCTTTACCATGATGGCTATAGCTATTGACAGGTGAGAAAAGAATTagatattgatattaaaaatatgaaaatgaataataagtTTTAGAAAATAATACTGTATCagataaatcaaatcaatcaatgaaagaaattttatgtaccattttacgaggccgccatcattttcaagcttaaccgctcacgatggcggtctcctgcattcgtttaaactgttattttattttcattgaatattgctacttttttatattaatttttcattgccTTGTTATGACTATTTCTTAacttgttttgtaaaacttaattgtaTCACCTAGATGATATGTTGAATATTTATGCTGAgtgcagaaataaattcaaatcaaatcaaaatcaaattagatattaaaaaataataataagtattGAATATGTGTAATTGAtattaaattttgaataatatatttttcaatgttgAATTTCAAATACTGATTATAAAGCGCtgagagacgtcgttccgatgtatgaCAACTATACAATAaaggaatataattattttgtattgacTTCTTTCTGGTGAAGAGTGAATCACGTGACATAGTAGTGTCCGATACAGGTGTAATCGCTCTGTAGGGGCAATGCCAcaggttgggggggggggactgccgAGGGGATAAGTGGTGGAGaacaaaaaagtattaaaaacagGAGGGTATAAcaacaaaaggaaaagagagggggggggaaaGAAGGTCGAATGGTATAAAAGGAGGAAATCTTGGTAGTATAAATCTGTTACCCCTATGATTTAGTTAGAAAAAATATGTCGTCATATtgatttagccccccccccccattgacaTATTCTCGCGTCGCCTCTGTTTACTAAATGTGACCGAAATACCTGATTGCATAGCTATATAGAACCCTCCTCCGCGCTCCAATCGTAATAGCTTTGCAAATTGAATACTCGAGCAATTCggcttttttttcatgattaattatTAATGACAATTATATAAATTTTTTCCCGACTATACACTTACCGTCCTTTGTTTTCAACACAGACGGTAGTAGAGGTCATTGTGATGGATTTTAAAACAAACAAGTGCgtgtgtttttattattatcattttaggGCCAGTAGTATCGATTTTATTCCTGTAGAGTTGAATAAGGAATAAGTAATAAAACTTTGGGCttccatcgtcatcattattattctttcaaGGATGGTCAAGATAATGGTAATAGTGAATGGAAAGCCTATACACTGACATCTAGTTGTCctaaataacataagaaaaatagaaagatattaataataaagGTATGACGAAATCCATTAATTGATGATAGAGCTATGAATTTTTAACATTGTAGTTTGTGACGTCACTTGCACGCTGCTTCCCGTATATGCATTGTGTATCATGGATTCAAGATATCAtcttatcatttatttatttcataatatgaaatttttcacattttgagtGACGTTTACTTTGGGAAcaaatttgcccccaaaaaattgacctttaaaaaaaggctgggtcccgtaacacaaaggttatcGATTCATCGTACGCTTGactttcacgattgattgtacattgtatagTCAGTGGAATCAATGTTtgacgatcattgctaagctttgtgttatgagCCCCTGAAGGCAAACGATCCCCCACTTCATATCCCctcctccctctccccctctctgatctcccctcccccatctcgctctctctctctctctgtcgtCTGGTGACAGGCTGCCCTCTCCTGCCGCCCAAcatccagtggcgtacctaggattttccacgggggggggggacaaaaacGTCCGCCaaacaatttgacaagcaaaaaaaaaagaaaaaaaaggtcttcaatcacaaataaaggatttcgtaccagaataAAAAttggcaagaaaaaaaaatggtcttcaagctcgtcaggggagtggggcaaaaaaggtctttcaagctcgtcggggggagggggggggcaggaatacgtcctttgcatgggttgtggctcgtcaggggggggatGACTGCCCCCCTGCCctccccgtaggtacgctagtgccaaCATATTATTTCACAAGGACAGGAAACTCAAAGTACCCCCCTAACATTTTGATAACTTCTCTTATAATACTCTACACGATATGccaaaattttttaaatataattttgttctccctctctctccttctctgtCAAAGATATTTCGCAGTAAGTAGCCCTGTCCTGTTCAAGGCTAAATTTACGGTCAGTCGAACAAAGTTCATTCTCCTATTCATCTGGTTGATCTCGTTCGCCACCGCTCTCCCCGTTGCCTTTATGTTTGAGGTAAGTCACGTGACAATCagagaattattattattattagccaTGGTATtccgtgaaaaaaaaaatcagggttGAGATGGGGACTCTGACGAAAAAGAGGGCTATCACCATTTTTGGAGGCACTTTTCTGACTGAAATTATTTGAGGCGGTCAATTGTCGTTCGAAATTCTGTTAGGAGGCCACACTGACTCCTCCCCCACCTTCTTCAGGTGCTCTTGTTATTATAATGTAACTAGTATTACAGTAGTCATAAAGCAATCGTTAAAGTTACTTGTACTGGCAAGAACAGTCACTCGTATGTATATGAATTAGATAGACAAAATAGATGTTATTTATCATGTTAATGAGATTttaatatgtcaaaatttaagTAAAAATTTCAAACGAAAACATCTTTTAATATGTTGTTTCTTGATGAGCATAAAATCTAATGCAATTTTTAATGCGCGATAGAAGAACAATTCTGCAAatcttgaattattttttatctatacttaacaaaaaaaatattatttcaccaTGAGAAATGAACAGTATTGGTTGAGCCAAAATTATTGTTGCTTTGATTTGGAATGTATTGTTTCTCCGGGAGATGGCGCTATGGCTTTCAAATATTGTCCCACCATTGACCATTGTACAAATCGTGTAGgtgattttattcaaaataaagcaGACAAGCTGGAAGACGAGAGACGTGACCTCGTTAAGTCAGGTCATCGGGCGAAAAAAACAAGAAGACAAATCCAGAATCTAGCCAAGTTGATTACAATCATGTGTCGTCAACCGGGGTCgtcaacatgttcaaatttcGGTTTGATGAGGTCGTTCAGACAAGAATACATCCACATTCacgtattctttttttcttccaactatAAAAGTCGAGACGAAAGTCGATATCTAGCCAAGTTGACTTGTTCACTATCAAAAGACGATCAAATAAGATTACAATTATGCGTCgtcaacatgttcaaattcaattcattccGGTTTGATGAGGTCGTTCAGACAAGAAGACATCCACACTCATGtcttcttgttttttcttccaattaaGTCTAGACAAAACTTGATAACttgacttcttttttttcgtgTTCGGGACTTCTTGAAATTACTGAAGTTTTTATAATATACATTCTCAGCTTGAGAATAAAATAATCCTTTATCGATCCATTATACCATACTCTTGCATAAGCGTTTGCaaggaaaaatgacatatttCCTGTTTTCGTTCTGATTAACGACCGTAAGGATAATATAAAACttgattgtttctttttttgtttttaaaattcatttcatattgGTATCCATTTCAGAGTATTCACAGCGGAGATGGGCAGGCGATCTCCTACCCAGGTAAACTTCCCTGGGCGTGCAAAGTCATCGTCCCCTTCGGACCGTGGTGGAAAGACTTCAAACCCGTGTACATCAACATCCTCCTCTTCTACGTGCCCGTCATCATCACCGCCGTCATCTACGTACGCATCGTGATACATGTCAAACGAAGCAATAGTTACCTGAAGAATAAGCTCGTCAATGGCGCCCCGGTGCCGAAACGGTTTCGCAACACACATTGGAAGATATGCAAGAGTTTGCTTTGCGTTTTCCTCGGCTTCATCGTCTGTTTCGCGCCTTTCGCCACCTATAACATCGTACAGCAGTATTTCTCAACAGCATTGCACCCCGAACTTAAAAACCTCTCACTTCTTTTGCCTTACTTCAACTCATGCCTAAACCCTGCCATCTATTCCTTCACGAACGATACATTTTGGAAAGCCGTCAAGCAGATAATCTGTAGGTCGACGTCGAAAAGCACGACGAGGGCGTCGTTGCCCTCGAGCGAGATGAACGGAGGTCATCCGTCTGGTCTCAATGCTATATCGGGCAATCAGATGCGGGAGCGTGGAGAAGGCGGGCGGGCGGTAGGAATCTCGTTCTCGTATGAAAGGAACGCGGTTGAAGTGGAATACAGCCCTGGCTTGGCTCGACATCAGATCAATCTCGTTGACGATTGCGAACACGGCCACGGGACGGTGTCCGAGAATACGAGATCGTCAGAATATTGCATGACAACATTTGATTCACATGGAAATGCATGACTTGATTACCATGAGCCGTGTATATGAAACAAGAACAAAGAAGAATGATTGATTTAAAGGATGATAGAACATTTTGTAACGAGATAGCTTGCGCGAAAACAGAAACATCAACAAAACTAATCaataaaagtttgagaaaaaatgaatgaataataagaaatttatgagcatATGAATtttagatcattattgtaatgtaaatcctcctattggcaatgcgacaaagatgacTATGTTATGTCATATGTGAAttacttttccattttttaatataaatatatttcacttcaaACTGCATcctttatcacatctatcagtagatcgtGTGTAATATTCTTTCTACAGGAGGgcatataatacatattttcaagGAATACACTATGGATATTGAGTTtttatcaccataagaaagagcGCAAAAAagagagacattttgggggtattttatagtccatcacaCTGTCAAGTTACATGTGACACAACAAATCTTGGTCGCATCAATATCTCCTTGGtctagtgatcgcaatattcataTGCTTATTGTTTCCTATTCCACACAAGTCCACTTGTTCTAaatgtttcattcccctttattGAAAAAACCCATATATTTTGAAGCAGCTTTGAATATTTGCATACTAGTATTTCTCATGGGAGGTATTAGCTAGGTATAACGTGTACCACGATAAAAGCGATGTTTGAGTTTGTGCCAATACAATATTTTAAGTTGTCCAAGAAGTTATAAAAAAGATCAAAAGAGTAAATTATTGAGGTATGTTCTATCATCTctatcttaaatatttttttattgaaagttTGGAGACACGGACACTGGTTAAAGTGATTTAGATAAGTTGACCACAATTTTCACAGTGATTTATGAATTGGCATTTTTACTTGTGTCACAATCGACTGAGTGATGAAGATAAATGTTTCCCCAATTATTGCTTTCAGAACCGTCTGATTTAGGTTACACTTAGTGATTACGagggttcataattccgaaggttcgtaatttcgaaacacgtaaattgcctatacttcgatgttcgttaatccgaaaacgtaaaagggttcgttaatccgaacatttgtggcgttattccgaaggttcgttactccgaaaacgaaataaggttcgttaatcgttacgttttcggactaacgaatcttcggaattacgaacgtCATTtcgtttttcggattaacgaaccttcggaattacgaacctcactttgttttcggactaataaaccttcggaattacgaagctcatttcgttttcggactttcaaaccttcggaatatccgaacctttagtcgatttgacattttccgaacctaaaaatgttctttccgatgaagtttttttcttgattcgtgttcctatggggtcctagaacaaattcagcttggttgccaaaagttgccgtttgggcaattttgctaatttgcataaatccaaaatggccgccagatgccatcttgaaaacctaacttttgaacccctgtccacaaaatgatgagtaatgactcgttttaggggtttagagatgtgtagaactgatttctgtaatcatttttgcaatataaggtcatctttaggtcaaatccaagatggccgccatatgcaatcttgaaaaattgacttttgttccccttgcccaagaatgacgagtaatacctctacttaggggttttggggtgtgcagaatccatttctgctttctattttgcaatataatgtcatcttcaggtcaaatccaagatggccgccatatggcgccatcttgaaatatcaattgttgaaccctttgccccagaatcatgaataataactctattcatgagtcattaggtatgttgattcaattcatgtagttattttgcacaaaagataatcttcagatcaaatccaagatggccgccaaccgccatcttgaaaaattactgtctgaggcttatacgtgttagaactaatgtaaagggatttcattaagaatactcatttcttttattaattctcaagttcatttcaacattaattgctcaacttagaatgaatcctctttaggtttgggctatccatttcgagtgtatttttttaaggtccattcatacctttgtactgaagagcCTTTAtggtcttatttcaatttgaaagtgttttatcaatattatttttctaaatcaatgtgtccaatgattggtaggcatcagttcgccttaaaagacgatggtgtagcgctaggccttacattttcgagagtgactatagagctccactctagagtggcagtctctagagcaattttttacagatgaaggaggatggcgctgagacacgtttatatagagatgctgccctagccttcctcctaggcctttggtctgccaatttagcattccgattattttctgacgtcttgacccctgtacttattagtagctctccatagaatggatggcgactatcatctacaccttcataagtgttagtgtctatgccggcaagttttatgtcatatttgcatgtgtctttaaaacggaggtgtgatctatcgatggggtgagaccaatcacacagcttaccttaccttggcgaatcccttcttggattcgccaaggtttcatggggcaaacatgccccaaccacctgaggtgcctttgactaaggagcgagaataagcttttgatgccagcacgtacgctgaagggcctctgtatttttcactttgtcctgccatttaacgtgcatgatacgtccgaggcagctgacatgggaggtgtttagccacttttcttggtcggcgtacgttttccaggacttacttccgtgcaggagcttggccatgactgtgacagattttacaatcctgatgcttatatgcttgtcctgtgaaaggggacaagagacatatagtcggtccaaggtaggtgaggagtccaccataaccagacgagtgtgtgctgttgatatacatatctggaggacagtcggtgtcttgagtctatcaggatttctgactgtctcaaagtctgatggatggtcaaaaccccttacatgcacaagacaggcagctgttatgtatgaccagtggcgtaactacgggggggcatgggggggcacgtgcccccccccccccatcggctggccaaaaaaaaaaagaaaaaaaaactgggaaaaggagaaaaagagggaaaaaagaaagagaaacgtagtgggggaaaaaagaaattgttgttgatcatattgttatattatattatgttatataagcattttttcacaactttatgaaacattatatacttaattgtgtcttcattgttcctggcgctcgcatagactttttaacgagatacctgctgtactaaagcctcccgttttcaaatcaatataccacaaaataatatatttcctcgcaattagagttattattgttataagaagtgatatattcttctttttcatgacaactgaaagttattgccctattttaaggtcttaatataaaacatttcctgcctgtccgtgctaacgttcgcataagtggattggtgagatttctgctcttcatgaactcctaaaatcagtccttaaaatgtcaatttttctgatctgaatataaaaaaaatttagctcgcgcttcccgctcgcatcatttggttagtgaaatacatggggtcttagtgaattcctacaaacaagccttggaatgcccctcttcatgtctgaatttcctatattttcagctcgcgctcgcagtatttcattagtgagatgcatataataatcattataacaatgacttcaaaaagtgctccatgtgtttaaatgtaattctaacaa
This window of the Lytechinus variegatus isolate NC3 chromosome 14, Lvar_3.0, whole genome shotgun sequence genome carries:
- the LOC121427862 gene encoding somatostatin receptor type 3-like, which produces WYPFQSIHSGDGQAISYPGKLPWACKVIVPFGPWWKDFKPVYINILLFYVPVIITAVIYVRIVIHVKRSNSYLKNKLVNGAPVPKRFRNTHWKICKSLLCVFLGFIVCFAPFATYNIVQQYFSTALHPELKNLSLLLPYFNSCLNPAIYSFTNDTFWKAVKQIICRSTSKSTTRASLPSSEMNGGHPSGLNAISGNQMRERGEGGRAVGISFSYERNAVEVEYSPGLARHQINLVDDCEHGHGTVSENTRSSEYCMTTFDSHGNA